A genomic stretch from Serratia entomophila includes:
- the osmW gene encoding osmoprotectant ABC transporter permease OsmW, protein MDTLIYAWQNWAYVAGLTLEHLMLVGVAVGLAILIGVPLGILIVRHKWLAAPVLSLATIVLTIPSIALFGLMIPLFSLVGHGIGSVPAITAVFLYSLLPIVRNTHTALDNLPGGLREAGRGIGMTFWQRLRWVEIPVALPVIFGGIRTAVVMNIGVMAIAAVIGAGGLGLLLLNGISSSDIRQLITGAVMISLLAIALDWLLHRLQIALTPKGIR, encoded by the coding sequence ATGGACACCTTAATCTACGCCTGGCAAAACTGGGCTTACGTCGCGGGGCTGACGCTGGAACACCTGATGCTGGTCGGCGTCGCCGTCGGCCTGGCTATCCTGATCGGCGTGCCGCTCGGCATCCTGATCGTTCGCCACAAGTGGCTGGCCGCGCCGGTGCTGAGCCTGGCCACCATAGTGCTGACCATTCCCTCCATCGCCCTGTTCGGGTTGATGATCCCGCTGTTTTCGCTGGTCGGCCACGGCATCGGCTCTGTGCCGGCGATCACCGCGGTATTTCTGTATTCACTGTTGCCGATCGTGCGCAACACCCATACCGCGCTGGACAACCTGCCGGGCGGCCTGCGCGAAGCCGGCCGCGGCATCGGCATGACCTTCTGGCAGCGCCTGCGCTGGGTGGAAATTCCGGTGGCGCTGCCGGTGATTTTCGGCGGCATCCGCACCGCCGTGGTGATGAACATCGGCGTGATGGCGATCGCCGCGGTGATCGGCGCCGGCGGCCTTGGCCTGCTGTTGCTCAACGGCATCAGCAGCAGCGATATCCGCCAGCTGATTACCGGCGCGGTGATGATCAGCCTGCTGGCGATCGCGCTCGACTGGTTGCTGCACCGCTTGCAAATTGCGCTTACGCCAAAGGGGATTCGATAA
- the clcB gene encoding voltage-gated ClC-type chloride channel ClcB has translation MKRLVHLHHYRALLRSLFIAVFLGIAAAFAVWLFHRSMIGLEWLLLGNADGSLVAAAAALPGWRRALTPALGGLAAGLLLFIYQRYRQQRPSAPTDYMEAIETGNGKLDINASLVKCLASLLVVSSGSAIGREGAMILLAALVGSVFAQRFTQEKEWKLWVACAAAAGMASAYHAPLAGSLFIAEILFGTLMLASLGPVVIAAVSALLMTNLLNGGQAPLYLAAPLPAPLPVQYALMALMGVVAGACGPLFLWAMSATGRAFRSLRLKPPLQLALGGLIVGLLSLLFPEVWGNGYSVVQSLLTAPPGVLLLGAILLCKLLAILASSGSGAPGGVFTPTLFVGAALGSVLGQLFGFWPELGAAVPLLLALTGMATLLAATTHAPIMAALMVFEMTGEYSLLPGILLACVIATTVSRGLRPVSVYHNA, from the coding sequence ATGAAAAGATTGGTCCACCTGCACCACTATCGCGCCCTGCTGCGCAGCCTGTTTATCGCCGTGTTTCTCGGCATTGCCGCCGCATTTGCCGTTTGGTTGTTCCACCGCTCGATGATTGGCCTGGAGTGGCTGCTGCTCGGCAACGCAGACGGCAGCCTGGTGGCCGCCGCCGCCGCGCTGCCCGGCTGGCGGCGTGCGCTGACCCCGGCGTTGGGCGGCCTGGCGGCCGGTCTGCTGCTGTTTATCTACCAACGCTACCGGCAGCAGCGGCCGTCGGCACCCACCGACTATATGGAAGCGATCGAAACCGGCAACGGCAAGCTGGACATCAACGCCAGCCTGGTGAAGTGCCTGGCGTCGCTGCTGGTGGTGTCGAGCGGCAGCGCCATCGGCCGCGAAGGCGCGATGATCCTGCTGGCGGCGCTGGTGGGCTCGGTATTCGCCCAGCGTTTTACCCAGGAAAAAGAGTGGAAGCTGTGGGTCGCCTGCGCCGCCGCCGCCGGTATGGCCAGCGCCTATCACGCCCCGCTGGCGGGCAGCCTGTTTATCGCCGAGATCCTGTTCGGCACCCTGATGCTGGCCTCGCTCGGCCCGGTGGTGATCGCCGCCGTCAGCGCGTTGCTGATGACTAACCTGCTCAACGGCGGCCAGGCGCCGCTGTATCTGGCGGCGCCTTTGCCCGCCCCCTTGCCGGTGCAATATGCGCTGATGGCGCTGATGGGCGTAGTGGCCGGCGCCTGCGGCCCGCTGTTCCTGTGGGCGATGTCCGCCACCGGCCGCGCATTCCGCTCGCTGCGGCTGAAGCCGCCGTTGCAGCTGGCGCTGGGCGGATTGATCGTCGGTTTGCTTTCCTTGCTGTTCCCCGAGGTGTGGGGCAATGGCTACAGCGTGGTGCAGTCGCTGCTCACCGCACCGCCCGGCGTGTTGCTGCTGGGCGCCATTCTGCTGTGCAAACTGTTGGCGATCCTCGCCAGCAGCGGTTCCGGCGCGCCCGGCGGCGTGTTTACCCCAACGCTGTTTGTCGGCGCCGCGCTCGGCTCGGTGCTAGGCCAACTGTTCGGTTTCTGGCCGGAACTGGGGGCGGCGGTGCCGCTGCTGTTGGCGCTGACCGGCATGGCGACCCTGTTGGCCGCTACCACCCATGCGCCGATCATGGCGGCGCTGATGGTCTTCGAGATGACCGGCGAGTACAGCCTGTTACCCGGCATCCTGCTGGCCTGCGTGATAGCCACGACGGTTTCGCGCGGGCTGCGGCCGGTCTCGGTTTATCACAACGCCTGA
- a CDS encoding ABC transporter permease, producing MQTSAQYQRLALGGLLFFAVIALLVYGIGWDTLKERQEDLVYLGKQHMFLVGCSMLLSLLVGIPSGILLSRPFARSWAEYVMQIFNVGNTLPPLAVLALAMVIIGIGDKPAVVALFLASLLPIVRNTYSGLCSVPPALIEAANGIGMTAGQRLRQVELPNALPVMLSGVRIAMAINVGTAPLAFLIGASSYGELIFPGIYLNDFPTLILGAAATALIALLLDLAIAGLGRWLSPHTAS from the coding sequence ATGCAAACGTCAGCGCAATACCAGCGCCTGGCCCTCGGCGGCCTGCTGTTTTTCGCCGTCATCGCCCTGCTGGTGTACGGCATTGGCTGGGATACCCTTAAGGAGCGCCAGGAGGATCTGGTGTATCTCGGCAAACAGCATATGTTTTTGGTGGGCTGTTCGATGCTGCTGTCACTGCTGGTCGGCATCCCCAGCGGCATTCTGCTGAGCCGCCCATTCGCCCGCAGCTGGGCCGAATACGTGATGCAAATTTTTAACGTCGGCAACACCCTGCCGCCGCTGGCGGTGCTGGCGTTGGCGATGGTGATCATCGGCATCGGCGACAAACCGGCGGTAGTGGCGCTGTTCCTCGCCTCGCTGCTGCCCATCGTGCGCAACACCTATTCCGGGCTGTGTTCGGTGCCGCCGGCGCTGATCGAGGCGGCCAACGGCATCGGCATGACCGCCGGCCAGCGGCTGCGCCAGGTTGAGTTGCCCAATGCGCTGCCGGTGATGTTGTCCGGGGTGCGCATCGCCATGGCGATCAACGTCGGCACCGCTCCGCTGGCGTTCCTGATTGGCGCCAGCAGCTACGGCGAACTGATCTTCCCGGGCATCTACCTGAATGACTTCCCCACCCTGATCCTCGGGGCCGCCGCCACCGCGCTGATCGCGCTGCTGCTCGATCTGGCCATCGCCGGCCTGGGCCGCTGGCTCAGCCCGCACACCGCATCCTGA
- a CDS encoding glycine betaine ABC transporter substrate-binding protein: MATWLQRTRNALLLSLLCISAGSWAAPLTLASKNFTEQRILSAITVQYLQAKGFQVQPKTNLATVITRNAMINKQIDMTWEYTGTSLIIFNHINQRMTPQETYDKVKELDAKLGLVWLQPADMNNTYAFAMQRKRAEQEHISTVSQLVAKIEQVRKTDPKHNWMLGLDLEFAGRSDGLKPMQQLYNMPLDRPQIRQMDPGLVYNAIRDGFVDAGLVYTTDGRVKGFDLQVLEDDKGYFPSYAVTPVVRAEVLKNTPGLEQALNTLSKQFNNQVITELNAKVDIEYQTPQQVADAFLKQRGLI, encoded by the coding sequence ATGGCGACATGGTTGCAACGAACCCGCAACGCACTGCTGCTCTCCCTGCTGTGCATCAGCGCCGGCAGTTGGGCCGCGCCGTTAACCCTGGCCAGCAAGAACTTTACCGAGCAGCGCATTTTGTCGGCCATCACCGTGCAATATCTGCAGGCCAAGGGCTTTCAGGTACAGCCGAAAACCAACCTGGCGACGGTAATCACCCGCAATGCGATGATTAACAAGCAGATCGACATGACCTGGGAATACACCGGCACCTCATTGATCATCTTCAACCACATCAATCAGCGCATGACGCCGCAGGAAACCTACGACAAGGTGAAAGAGCTCGACGCCAAACTCGGCCTGGTGTGGCTGCAGCCGGCGGACATGAACAACACCTATGCCTTCGCCATGCAGCGCAAACGCGCCGAACAAGAGCACATCAGCACCGTTTCGCAACTGGTGGCGAAAATCGAGCAGGTGCGCAAAACCGACCCCAAACATAACTGGATGCTCGGGTTGGATCTGGAGTTCGCCGGCCGCTCCGACGGCCTGAAACCGATGCAGCAGCTGTATAACATGCCGCTGGATCGCCCGCAGATCCGCCAAATGGACCCGGGGCTGGTGTACAACGCCATTCGCGACGGCTTCGTCGACGCCGGGCTGGTGTACACCACCGACGGCCGGGTAAAAGGGTTCGATCTGCAGGTGCTGGAAGACGACAAGGGCTACTTCCCCAGCTATGCGGTCACCCCGGTGGTGCGCGCGGAGGTGCTGAAAAATACCCCGGGGCTTGAGCAGGCGCTGAACACGCTGTCCAAACAGTTCAATAATCAGGTAATTACCGAGCTCAACGCCAAAGTCGATATCGAATATCAGACGCCGCAACAGGTCGCCGATGCGTTCCTGAAGCAGCGCGGCCTGATCTAG
- the mlc gene encoding sugar metabolism global transcriptional regulator Mlc encodes MIAVGQPGHIDQIKQTNAGAVYRLIDQLGPISRIELSKRAQLAPASITKIVRELLEAHLVKETEYQEIGSRGRPAVGLVLDTEAWHYLSARISRGSITLALRDLSSKLVVEEQLPLAAEHPDPLLKRILSEVDQFFIRHQSKLERLTAIAITLPGIIDVASGVVHRMPFYDVLEMPLGPALETRTGLPVYLQHDISAWTMAEALYGASRGSQNVIQVVIDHNVGAGVITGGRVLHGGSHRVVEIGHTQVDPYGKRCYCGNHGCLETVASIENMLEIAQQRLGSSMSSSLHGAPLTVESLCDAALAGDQLARDIILGVGHSVGRILAIMVNLFNPEKILVGSPLNRAAEILHPAIASCIRQQSLPAYSEQLQVEPTQFFNQGTMPGAALVKEALYNGSLLVQLLQG; translated from the coding sequence GTGATTGCGGTTGGGCAGCCTGGACATATCGATCAAATCAAGCAGACCAATGCGGGAGCGGTTTACCGGCTAATCGATCAGCTGGGCCCGATTTCGCGCATCGAACTGTCAAAGCGCGCGCAGCTGGCACCCGCCAGCATCACCAAGATCGTGCGCGAGCTGCTGGAAGCGCATCTGGTCAAAGAAACCGAGTACCAGGAAATCGGCAGCCGCGGCCGGCCGGCGGTGGGGCTGGTGCTGGACACCGAAGCCTGGCATTACCTTTCCGCCCGCATCAGCCGCGGCAGCATCACCCTGGCGCTGCGCGATCTCAGCAGCAAGCTGGTGGTGGAGGAACAGCTGCCGCTGGCGGCCGAACATCCCGATCCGCTGCTGAAACGCATCCTCTCCGAAGTCGACCAGTTCTTTATCCGCCACCAGAGCAAACTCGAACGCTTGACGGCCATCGCCATTACGCTGCCGGGCATTATCGACGTGGCGTCCGGCGTGGTGCATCGCATGCCGTTCTATGACGTGCTGGAGATGCCGCTCGGCCCGGCGTTGGAAACCCGTACCGGCCTGCCGGTCTACCTGCAGCACGACATCAGCGCCTGGACGATGGCGGAGGCGTTGTACGGCGCATCGCGCGGCAGCCAAAACGTCATTCAGGTGGTTATCGATCATAACGTCGGCGCCGGGGTGATTACCGGCGGCCGCGTGCTGCACGGCGGCAGTCACCGGGTGGTGGAAATTGGCCACACCCAGGTCGATCCCTACGGCAAACGCTGTTACTGCGGCAACCACGGCTGCCTGGAAACCGTCGCCAGCATTGAAAACATGCTGGAAATCGCCCAGCAGCGCCTCGGTTCTTCGATGAGCTCCAGCCTGCACGGCGCGCCGCTGACGGTTGAATCGCTGTGCGACGCCGCGCTGGCGGGCGATCAGCTGGCCCGGGACATCATCCTCGGCGTTGGCCACAGCGTGGGGCGCATTCTGGCGATCATGGTCAACCTGTTCAACCCGGAGAAAATCCTGGTGGGTTCACCGCTGAACCGCGCGGCGGAAATTCTGCACCCAGCCATCGCCTCCTGCATTCGTCAGCAGTCGCTGCCGGCCTACAGCGAGCAGCTGCAGGTCGAGCCTACCCAGTTCTTCAATCAGGGCACCATGCCCGGCGCGGCGCTGGTCAAAGAAGCGCTGTACAACGGTTCGCTGTTGGTGCAGCTGTTACAGGGCTAA
- the tus gene encoding DNA replication terminus site-binding protein gives MGKHDLIGRMNACFNALEQALGALQQHITPLRLLAARVFSLPEIEKGHEHQAIERIAVEQHLGQAARDLALEHYQRLFIHHNRQNVSSKAAVRLPGVICLAAERPEYLALQAQIALINRLKAELEQIITQESGLAPEQRFEFVHTHLHGLITLSAYRTLTLLTNPDSVRFGWANKHVIKNVKRDDVLAQLEKSLKAGRAVPPHTREQWAALVSREIDDVGRLPQHAALKIKRPVKVQPIARVWYQQQQKQVQHPCPLPLIALCQVENGAAVPKIGELLDYDAAAVKHRYKPEARPLRLLVPRLHLYTDAPTR, from the coding sequence ATGGGCAAGCACGACTTAATTGGCCGAATGAACGCCTGCTTCAATGCGTTGGAACAGGCGCTCGGCGCGCTGCAGCAGCACATCACGCCGTTGCGCCTGCTGGCGGCGCGGGTGTTCAGCCTGCCGGAAATCGAGAAAGGCCATGAGCACCAGGCCATTGAACGCATCGCCGTGGAACAACACCTCGGCCAGGCGGCGCGCGATCTGGCGCTGGAACACTACCAGCGGCTGTTTATCCACCACAACCGGCAAAACGTCAGCAGCAAGGCCGCCGTGCGCCTGCCCGGGGTGATCTGCCTGGCGGCGGAACGGCCGGAGTATTTGGCGCTGCAGGCGCAAATTGCGCTGATTAACCGGCTGAAGGCCGAGCTGGAGCAGATTATTACCCAGGAGTCCGGGTTGGCGCCCGAGCAGCGTTTCGAGTTTGTGCACACCCACCTGCACGGCCTGATCACCCTCAGCGCCTACCGCACCCTCACCCTGCTGACCAATCCGGATTCGGTGCGCTTCGGCTGGGCCAACAAACACGTCATCAAGAACGTCAAACGCGACGATGTGCTGGCGCAGCTGGAGAAAAGCCTGAAGGCCGGCCGCGCCGTGCCGCCGCATACTCGCGAGCAGTGGGCCGCGCTGGTCAGCCGCGAGATCGACGACGTCGGCCGCCTGCCGCAGCACGCAGCGCTGAAGATCAAACGGCCGGTGAAGGTGCAGCCGATCGCCCGGGTGTGGTACCAGCAGCAGCAAAAGCAGGTGCAACACCCTTGCCCGCTGCCGCTGATCGCCCTGTGCCAGGTGGAAAACGGCGCGGCGGTGCCGAAGATTGGCGAGCTGCTCGACTACGACGCCGCCGCGGTAAAGCACCGCTACAAGCCGGAGGCCCGGCCGCTGCGGCTGCTGGTGCCGCGCCTGCACCTGTATACCGACGCGCCTACTCGCTGA
- a CDS encoding LysR family transcriptional regulator translates to MNIELRHLRYFIAVAEELHFGRAAERLRISQPPLSQQIQALEEMVGARLLARNNRNVSLTQAGEMFLKEAYQVVDQVARAAEKAARLERGELGELTIGFTSSAPFISVVSRSLRAFRQQHLQVHIKMREINTKQQIEPLLNGELDLGVMRNTRLPDALRHHLLLCEPLVAVVPEGHPLSRLAPGALRFQHLAEEPFVFFSREVGTALYDEILLLLSRAGITPYITQEVGEAMTIIGLVAAGLGVSILPASFSRVRIDGVKYLPLAEPDAVTEVWLVHHRQRPLTAAAKSLMALMLP, encoded by the coding sequence ATGAATATCGAGCTGAGACACCTGCGCTATTTCATCGCCGTGGCGGAAGAGTTGCACTTTGGCCGTGCGGCGGAACGGCTGCGCATCTCCCAGCCGCCGCTCAGCCAGCAGATCCAGGCATTGGAGGAGATGGTCGGCGCGCGGCTGCTGGCGCGCAATAACCGCAACGTCAGCCTGACTCAGGCCGGAGAAATGTTCCTTAAAGAGGCCTATCAGGTGGTCGATCAGGTGGCGCGCGCGGCGGAAAAGGCGGCACGGCTGGAGCGCGGCGAGCTGGGCGAGCTGACCATCGGCTTTACCTCGTCCGCGCCCTTTATCAGCGTGGTGTCTCGCAGCCTGCGGGCCTTCCGGCAGCAGCATCTGCAGGTGCACATTAAAATGCGCGAAATCAACACCAAGCAACAGATCGAACCTTTGCTGAACGGTGAGCTGGATCTGGGCGTGATGCGCAATACCCGCCTGCCGGACGCGCTCAGGCATCATCTGCTGCTGTGCGAGCCGCTGGTGGCGGTGGTGCCGGAAGGGCATCCGCTGAGCCGGTTGGCGCCCGGCGCGCTGCGCTTTCAGCATCTGGCCGAAGAGCCATTCGTGTTTTTTTCACGCGAAGTCGGCACCGCGCTGTACGATGAAATCCTGCTGCTGTTGAGCAGGGCGGGCATTACGCCTTATATCACTCAGGAAGTGGGTGAGGCGATGACCATTATCGGCCTGGTGGCCGCCGGGTTGGGCGTTTCTATTCTGCCGGCGTCTTTCAGCCGGGTGCGGATCGATGGGGTAAAATATCTGCCGCTGGCCGAGCCGGATGCGGTGACCGAGGTGTGGTTAGTGCATCATCGCCAACGGCCGCTGACCGCCGCGGCCAAATCGCTGATGGCGCTAATGCTTCCCTGA
- a CDS encoding MFS transporter has product MPSTLAANDDAAAAPKVKRSTLNNKLPYIERGTPQFMRVTLALFSAGLATFALLYCVQPILPVLSQDFGVSPAESSLSLSVSTGLLAIGLMFTGPLSDAIGRKSVMVVALLLAAICTLICAFMTSWHDILLMRALIGLSLSGVAAVGMTYLSEEIHPSFVAFSMGLYISGNSIGGMSGRLVTGVLTDFFSWRMSLAVIGLFALAAAFMFWRILPASTHFRASSLRPRTLLINFRLHWHDKGLPLLFAEGFLLMGSFVTLFNYIGYRLLTDPYHLSQAIVGLLSVVYLTGSYSSPKAGALTSRFGRGPVLLVSIIIMLIGILITALAPVTVIFIGMMLFTAGFFAAHSVASSWIGRRARRAKGQASSLYLFCYYVGSSVAGTLGGVFWHSFGWNGVVAFISGMLLLALLVVHYLKRLPEAARV; this is encoded by the coding sequence ATGCCGTCGACGCTGGCCGCCAATGATGACGCGGCCGCTGCGCCAAAAGTGAAGCGATCCACCCTCAACAACAAGCTCCCCTATATTGAACGCGGCACGCCGCAATTTATGCGCGTGACCCTGGCGCTGTTCTCCGCCGGGCTGGCGACTTTCGCCCTGCTGTATTGCGTGCAGCCGATCCTGCCGGTGCTGTCGCAGGACTTCGGCGTTTCGCCGGCGGAAAGCAGCCTGTCGCTCTCGGTCTCCACCGGCCTGCTGGCGATTGGCCTGATGTTCACCGGCCCGTTGTCCGACGCCATCGGCCGCAAGTCAGTGATGGTGGTGGCGCTGTTGCTGGCGGCGATCTGCACGCTAATCTGCGCCTTTATGACCAGCTGGCACGACATTTTGCTGATGCGCGCCCTGATTGGCCTGTCGCTGAGCGGCGTGGCCGCGGTCGGCATGACCTATCTTAGCGAAGAGATCCACCCGAGCTTTGTCGCTTTCTCGATGGGGCTGTATATCAGCGGCAACTCGATCGGCGGCATGAGCGGCCGTCTGGTCACCGGGGTACTGACCGACTTCTTCTCCTGGCGCATGTCGCTGGCGGTGATCGGCCTGTTCGCCCTGGCCGCCGCCTTTATGTTCTGGCGCATTCTGCCCGCCTCGACGCATTTTCGCGCCAGTTCGCTGCGCCCGCGCACCCTGCTGATCAATTTCAGGCTGCACTGGCACGATAAAGGGTTGCCGTTGCTGTTTGCCGAAGGTTTTCTGCTGATGGGCAGCTTTGTCACCCTATTCAACTACATCGGTTATCGGTTGCTGACGGACCCTTACCACCTTAGCCAGGCTATCGTCGGCCTGCTGTCGGTGGTGTACCTCACCGGCTCCTACAGCTCCCCCAAAGCCGGCGCGCTGACCTCGCGCTTTGGCCGCGGCCCGGTGCTGCTGGTCTCCATTATCATTATGCTGATCGGGATCCTGATTACCGCGTTGGCGCCGGTGACGGTGATATTTATCGGCATGATGTTGTTTACCGCCGGCTTCTTCGCCGCCCATTCGGTAGCCAGCAGCTGGATCGGTCGCCGCGCGCGCCGCGCCAAAGGCCAGGCTTCATCGCTGTATTTGTTCTGCTATTACGTCGGCTCCAGCGTCGCCGGCACGCTCGGCGGCGTGTTCTGGCACAGCTTCGGCTGGAACGGCGTGGTGGCGTTCATCAGCGGCATGCTGCTGCTTGCCCTGCTGGTCGTGCACTACCTGAAACGCCTGCCGGAAGCGGCGCGCGTTTAA
- the osmV gene encoding osmoprotectant ABC transporter ATP-binding protein OsmV, producing MIKLENLTKQFAQKNGKTFNAVDNVSLEVPEGEICVLLGPSGCGKTTTLKMINRLIAPSSGTILINGEDTSGLDTVSLRRKIGYVIQQIGLFPNMTIEENITVVPRMLGWDKKRCRTRAEELMSMVALDPQRFLHRYPKEMSGGQQQRIGVIRALAADPPVLLMDEPFGAVDPINRETIQNEFLDMQRQLKKTVMLVSHDIDEALKLGDRIAVFRQGKIVQNASADELLARPADEFVASFVGQDRTLKRLLLVQAGDVADQQETVTVRKETPLAQAFGLMDDLDARSVTVVDEDGRPLGYVKRREARGAQGICADSLHRFRVSARAEENLRVVLSKLYEHNTSWMPIVDEEGRYSGEISQDYIADYLSSGRTRRALNPQ from the coding sequence ATGATTAAGTTGGAAAATCTGACCAAACAGTTTGCCCAAAAGAACGGTAAAACCTTTAACGCCGTCGACAACGTCAGCCTGGAGGTGCCGGAAGGCGAAATCTGCGTGCTGCTCGGCCCTTCCGGCTGCGGCAAAACCACCACGCTGAAAATGATCAACCGGCTGATCGCTCCCAGCAGCGGCACCATTCTGATCAACGGCGAAGACACCAGCGGGCTGGATACCGTCAGCCTGCGGCGCAAAATCGGCTATGTCATCCAACAGATCGGCCTGTTTCCCAACATGACCATCGAGGAGAACATCACCGTGGTGCCGCGCATGCTCGGCTGGGACAAAAAACGCTGCCGCACGCGGGCCGAAGAGCTGATGAGCATGGTGGCGCTGGATCCGCAACGTTTCCTGCACCGCTACCCGAAGGAAATGTCCGGCGGGCAGCAGCAGCGCATCGGGGTGATCCGCGCTCTGGCGGCCGATCCGCCGGTGCTGCTGATGGACGAACCCTTCGGCGCGGTAGACCCGATCAACCGCGAGACCATCCAGAATGAGTTTCTTGATATGCAACGCCAGCTGAAGAAAACCGTGATGCTGGTCAGCCACGATATTGACGAAGCGCTGAAACTGGGCGACCGCATCGCGGTGTTCCGTCAGGGGAAAATCGTGCAAAACGCCAGCGCCGACGAGCTGTTGGCGCGGCCGGCAGACGAATTCGTCGCGTCCTTCGTCGGCCAGGATCGTACGCTAAAACGCCTGCTGCTGGTGCAGGCCGGCGACGTGGCCGACCAACAGGAAACCGTGACGGTGCGCAAAGAGACCCCGCTGGCGCAGGCCTTCGGGCTGATGGACGACCTCGACGCCCGCTCGGTGACGGTGGTCGACGAGGACGGCAGGCCGCTGGGGTACGTCAAACGCCGTGAAGCGCGCGGCGCTCAGGGGATCTGCGCCGACAGCCTGCACCGCTTCCGCGTCTCCGCCCGGGCGGAAGAAAACCTGCGCGTGGTGCTGTCGAAGCTGTATGAGCACAACACCTCGTGGATGCCTATCGTCGATGAAGAAGGCCGCTACAGCGGCGAAATCTCGCAGGATTACATCGCCGACTACCTCAGCTCCGGCCGCACGCGCCGGGCGTTGAACCCGCAATAA
- the bioD gene encoding dethiobiotin synthase: MLKRLFVTGTDTDVGKTVVSRALLQALAANGRSVAGYKPIAARCQETSEGIRNKDALVLQASSTLPLSYGEINPITCLDEVFHAHATDDINYGLMSSGLRDLSAKADTVVVEGSGGWRVLMNDLRPYAEWVVQEQLPVVLVVGIKLGCVSHALLTAQSIINDGLPLIGWVANRINPGLAHYAETIAALQQRIPAPLLGEIPYLPRAEQRELAHYLDISTLLAPQAL, from the coding sequence ATGTTAAAGCGTTTATTTGTTACAGGAACGGATACCGACGTCGGTAAAACCGTCGTTTCCCGCGCGTTGTTGCAGGCCTTGGCGGCGAATGGCCGCTCGGTGGCCGGCTATAAGCCGATCGCCGCACGCTGCCAGGAAACCAGCGAAGGCATTCGCAATAAAGACGCTTTGGTTTTGCAGGCATCCTCGACCTTGCCGCTGTCATACGGCGAAATCAATCCCATTACCTGCCTGGACGAGGTGTTTCACGCTCACGCCACCGACGACATTAACTACGGGTTGATGAGCAGCGGGCTGCGCGATTTGTCCGCCAAGGCGGATACGGTGGTGGTGGAGGGCAGCGGCGGTTGGCGGGTGCTGATGAACGATTTGCGCCCTTACGCCGAATGGGTGGTGCAGGAGCAACTGCCGGTGGTGCTGGTGGTGGGCATCAAGCTGGGCTGCGTCAGCCATGCATTGTTGACCGCTCAGTCGATCATCAACGACGGCCTGCCGCTGATCGGTTGGGTAGCCAACCGCATCAATCCGGGGTTGGCGCACTACGCCGAAACTATCGCCGCGTTGCAGCAGCGCATTCCCGCGCCGCTGCTGGGGGAGATCCCCTATTTGCCGCGCGCCGAGCAGCGCGAGCTGGCGCACTACCTCGACATCTCCACGCTGCTCGCCCCTCAGGCGTTGTGA